CCCGAACGCTCTGATGATCTGGTTCATCGTACCAAGCGTGATGGTGCCGGCGACGATGGTGGGCCCCAGCAGGATGTAGGCGAAAACGGCATCAGTTTGCAGGTAAACGAAGCGGCCGATGTTGAAGTACAGGAAGTTCAAATAAAGCCGGAAATAGTTTCGGCGAATGTTGACGAACAGCTCGTTGAGGGTCGGTGGATCGGCGCGGGCCGTGTCGTCTTCGCCGAGCACCAGTTCCTTGCGGTAGGCGGCTTCGACTCGCTGGTTGAAGAATTCGATGCCGGGCAGTCTGATGCCGATCAACGCCAGCAAGCCGGTTCCGAGCACCGACCAGAGCACCGCAGCAATGACCAGCGGATAGGGGATGGCGCCGACCAGCGGCAGTTCCGTCACGCTGCTGGAGAGTTTCACAAGCACCGGCAGGAACGCCAGCAGCGTCATACAGGCACTGATGAGTTCGACCGCGAGACTTTCCATGGTGGTGGCGAATCGCATGGTGTCTTCCTGTACCCGCTGCGAGGCGCCCTCGATAGTGCGAAGCCGCGGCCAGTTGGCGATGTAGAACTCGTTCATCGCGGTGCGCCAGCGGAAGATGTAATGGCTGACAAAGAACCGCGTCATCACGACGGCCACGATCGCGACCGTGGCGATGGAGGCGAAGGTCGATATGTGGCCGTAGAACTCCCCCAACGTCACCGGCCGCGATTTCGTAAGCGCGGTCTGGACGAGATTGTAAAACGGCCCGAACCAGTCGTTGATGACGACGTTGACCTGAACCTGAAAATAGGTGGCGAACAGGATCAACGCCGAGCCGCCGATCGACCAGGTCGCCCAGGGATGTGGCGCGAACCAGGTCCAGGCCGCGGCGAAGACCGCTACGCTAATCGCAAAATACAGGTCGAACCACAGCGAGCGCGCCGTCCAGAAGCGGTTGACGCCGATGGGCTCGGGGGCCGACGAGCCGATCAATTCGCCGGCGAAACCGTACCAGAGGGCCACTGCCAGCGCGGTCCACAGGATCGCGGAGATGAAGAACAGCTTTGGGCGCGGGAAGAATGAAACGAACATTCGATTGTCCTGTCCATGCTAGGAAGATTAGGGGATTAGGCGGCTCACAATTCCCGCGCATTCGAGAACGCGAACGACGATACCCGCCGCGTGTTCTCGTCGAGGATCAGCGTCCGCGTGATCGGCGGCTCGGCGCGCTGGCTGCAGTTCTCGCGTTCGCAGAGCCGGCAGTTGACGCCGATCGGCGTCCCCTCGGTCTTTTCCAGATCCATTCCCGCGGCGTAGACGAGTTTGGCCGCATGGCGGATTTCGCAACCGAGCCCGATCGCAAAGCGCGGCTGGGCTTGCGGATGCGGCGCCACCGGGCGGCGCACCGTCTGCGCGATCGAGAAATAGCGGGTGCCGTCCGGCAGTTCGATCACCTGGCTGAGCAGCCGGTCCGGGGTATCGAAGGTCGAATGCACGTTCCACAACGGGCAGGTGCCGCCGAATTTCGAGAACGGAAAGGTACCGGAAGAGAACCGCTTGGAGACGTTGCCGGCATTGTCGACGCGCAGCAGGAAGAACGGCACGCCGCGCGCATTCGGCCGCTGCAGAGTGGTCAAGCGATGGCAGACCTGCTCGAAGCCGGCATTGAAGCGCTGCGCCAGCACGTGCACGTCGTAGCTCAGCGCTTCGGCGGCGGCGTGAAACGCCTGATAGGGCATCATCGCAGCCGCAGCGAAATAATTCGCCAACGTGATCCGGTAGAGCCGGCGCGGCGTGTCGTCGAGCGGGCCCGCGCGGTTGACGATGGCGTCGATAGCGGCGCTGGATTCGGCAAGGCCGATCTGCAGCGCGAGCTGAAAGCTACGCCCGGGGCCGTCGACCAGCTCTGAGATCAAGAGTTGCCGGCGATGACGGTCGAACCGTCGCAACGTCTCGCGCATCACGTCAACCGGCATGATGCGGGTCACGATCGAGTGCTTTTCGCGCAGGCGCGCTGTCAGCGCGGCGAACAGGCCTTCCGCCGGCACGTTGAGTTCGTCGCGGAGGTTTTCCGCGGCGGTCTCAAGCTCGGGGAAATAGTTGCGGTTGGCCTCGATCAGGTCGCGCACGCGCTCGATCGGGTTGGCTTCGAATCTGGAGCCCTCGTCACGGTCGGCCATTTGCGCCGCGACCAGTGTCTCGCCGCGGCGGGCTTCGGTATAGGCGGCGTAGAGCCGCTGCAGCGAATGGGTCACGCCGGGGCAGAGTTCGGCGAGGTCGCGCAGTTCCTGCTTCGGCAGGTCGATCTGGCGGAACAGCGGATCGGAGAAGATTTCGTTCAGCTCGGCAAAGAAGCGATCCTCGTCGGCGGTGGCGAGATCGCGCAGATCGAGGTCGTAGGTCTCGGCCAACCGCAGCAGGATCTGCGCCGTCACCGGGCGCTGGTTGCGCTCGATCAGGTTGATATAGCTCGGAGAAATGCCCAGCCCCTCGGCGATCTGGGTTTGCGACAGGCCAAGCTGCTGGCGGATTCGCCGGAATCGCGGCCCGACAAACAGCTTCTTTCCGGAATCAGCAGGCATGGCAGCTTTCCTGACCCATTTTGTGACTAACTTTACAAAATGACATTTATTACAAGTATGGATGTTACACAACATCACCATTCAAATACAAGGGGACTGTACCAAATTAGCTTTCCGGCGTTTAGTTCACAGTACGTTTCGCAACGCATTGTCACGAATGTCGATTGCAGCCGGGTAAGCGGAACAACAGGAGACGACCATGACGAAGAGCAATTTCTGGGTGATCGGCGGCGAGTTCGGATCGATGAACTTCCACAAGCTCGTGGAAGGCTCGGCCCAGGTGCAGGGTCCGTTCAAGACCCGCAAGGAAGCCGAGGACGCCTGGCGTACGGTTTCTGAAGAGAACCGTCACAAGGCCGGCGTACGCTTTTCGATCGTGGAAGAGCCCTCGCGCGTCTCGGCCTGATCGGCCGGCTGCTCATAACATTTAGGGAAACGCCAGGAACAGGCGGCCCCATCCGGATTTTCCGGGTGGGGCCGTCTTGCGATTTGCAGACGCGCCGAACGATTGTCTCCCTCGCCTCGCCGGGCCGGCTCAGTGAGTCTCGATGCCGATGAACGCGTAAGTCATTGAAAATGAAAGACCTTTGCGCAGGTTGCGGTTGCTGCTAGGTTAACCGGGCCCACCCCTTCAGGACAAAGGCGGCTTGCAGATGTCAGACGCGCACAACACCGGCAACGAGGCCCGCGAAACGCGACCGACGCGGCTGCGCGACGCGTTGCGCCAGGCCCGGATCGAGGCCGCCGATCGCACCGGCGTGGTCGTCGAACTGCGCGATGCCGAAGTCGCGCGGCTCGAGATTCTGAACGAGGCGCTCGATCCGCTGTTTGCCCAGGTGCCGGAGCAGGTCGACCTGTTCGACCGCGGCGTCAGCCAGGGCGAAACGCCGCGGCTGTGGATCGACGTGGTCGCCCATGTCGTGATGGGCCGCGACAAGCGGATCTACCGCTTCGTGCAGGACACCAGGTTCGGCCGCATCGTTCTCGCCGAATCGCATGACGTGCCCGTCATCGTCGATGCCGTCACCGGCTATGTCGCGCGCCGCATGATCGAGCGCGAGCATGCGATGGTGGCAACGCCGCTGGCCGAGCCGGTGGTGGAAGAGAAGCCGCGCCGCCGCGGTGGCTTCTGGACCTTCGTGCTCGGCTTCCTCGCCGGCGCGATCGCGCTGTTCGCGCTGGCGCTGTTCGCGAGTCTGAAGAATCTCTAGATCAACTGCGTCCGTCTGATTTCCTGCACGCGCAGGCTGGCGTCGATGCCGCGCACGGTCTGCACGCAGCGCCATTGATTGCCGTCGCGTTCGATCGAGAACAGATTATACGCCGCCGCCGGATAATGCCGGTGCGCCAGCGCCGAGGCCGACGGCACGCCGATCGCCGGGATTTGTTTGTCGGTGCCTTCGATCCACATCGTCGAATGGATGTGGTCGTGTCCATGCAGGATCAGATCGACGCCACGCGCCTTCAGCACCGCGCGTAAGCCACCCGAGTCGGTCAGCCGCTTCATGCGGGATTTCGAGTGCAGGGGATGATGCACCAGCAACACCCGGAAGGCGTCCTCGGTCGACAATTGTGCCAGATGACGGTCGAGCGTGTCGAGCTGCCTGCGGCCGAGCCTGCCCGTCGCCATCAGCGGCGGCGTCGGCACCGCCGAGGACATGCCGATCAGCGCCAGCGGGCCGCGGCGTCGCAGGAAGGGAAACGCTTCGCCTTCGGTCCCGGCGTCGCCGCGCAGATAGTCAGCGAAGGTGCCGGCGAAACGGTGCCGCGTGGCGCGGACATAGGCGTCGTGATTGCCGGGAATGACGGTGACATGCTGCGGTTGGCCTACGCTCTCGAGCCAGGCCTGCGCCGGGTCGAACTCTGCCTCCAGCGCCAGATTGACGAGATCGCCGGTCACGGCGATATGGTCCGGCCGCTGCGCCTGCATGTCGGCGACCAGCGCATCCAGCACCTCGCGGCGATGATATTTGTGGCGGTTGCGGGTCCAGTTGAGATAACCGAGCGCGCGCTTGCCCGCGAGGTCGCGCAGCCGGGCCGCCGGCAATGGCGGCAGATGCGGGTCCGACAGATGCGCCAGCGTGAAGGCTGTCATAGGCGTTCTGCCGGATGGCCCGTGATATGAAGCTGTCGCGCGATCATGCCGCGATATAAGGATCAAACATGATCTCTGTCCATCCGGGGGATTTGTGACCGCTCTGCAAACCTTGCGAAAGCGCCTCGAGCCGCAATTGCGGCAGGTGTTCCATCTCTACTGGCGGATTGCCCGCGGCATGACGCTGGGCGTGCGCGGTGTCGTGCTGGATGCCGATGACCGGGTATTCCTCGTCCGTCACAGTTATGTCTCCGGCTGGCATCTGCCGGGCGGCGGGGTCGAGGTCGGCGAGAGCTTTCTCGAGGCGCTGCGGCGCGAGCTGATCGAGGAGGGGCGGATCGAACTGGTCGGCGAGCCGGCCCTGCATGGCCTGTTCTTCAACCGCCACGTGTCCCGCCGCGACCATGTCGCGGTCTATGTGGTGAGGCAATTCCGGCAGGACCGGCTGCCGGAGCCGAACCACGAGATCGTCGAGTGCGGATTCTATGACGCAAGCGCGCTGCCGTCGGACACCACCACGGGCACACGGATGCGGATCGCGGAAGTGCTCGACGGCGTGGCGCCGGTTTCGACGTGGCGATGAGCGCCCGTTACCGACTGCTGTTCGCGACGCTCGACCGGCGCGGCCAACCGGCCGCGGATAACATCGCCTTCCCGCAACCGGCCAAAGCCCGATTGGGGTATAAACGCCGCATGGACAGACGTGATTCGGCGGG
The Bradyrhizobium sp. KBS0727 genome window above contains:
- the sbmA gene encoding peptide antibiotic transporter SbmA, whose translation is MFVSFFPRPKLFFISAILWTALAVALWYGFAGELIGSSAPEPIGVNRFWTARSLWFDLYFAISVAVFAAAWTWFAPHPWATWSIGGSALILFATYFQVQVNVVINDWFGPFYNLVQTALTKSRPVTLGEFYGHISTFASIATVAIVAVVMTRFFVSHYIFRWRTAMNEFYIANWPRLRTIEGASQRVQEDTMRFATTMESLAVELISACMTLLAFLPVLVKLSSSVTELPLVGAIPYPLVIAAVLWSVLGTGLLALIGIRLPGIEFFNQRVEAAYRKELVLGEDDTARADPPTLNELFVNIRRNYFRLYLNFLYFNIGRFVYLQTDAVFAYILLGPTIVAGTITLGTMNQIIRAFGQVRSSFQYLITSWSTIVDLISIYNRLRAFEATLHGEPLLSIESVADPAGL
- a CDS encoding short-chain fatty acyl-CoA regulator family protein; the protein is MPADSGKKLFVGPRFRRIRQQLGLSQTQIAEGLGISPSYINLIERNQRPVTAQILLRLAETYDLDLRDLATADEDRFFAELNEIFSDPLFRQIDLPKQELRDLAELCPGVTHSLQRLYAAYTEARRGETLVAAQMADRDEGSRFEANPIERVRDLIEANRNYFPELETAAENLRDELNVPAEGLFAALTARLREKHSIVTRIMPVDVMRETLRRFDRHRRQLLISELVDGPGRSFQLALQIGLAESSAAIDAIVNRAGPLDDTPRRLYRITLANYFAAAAMMPYQAFHAAAEALSYDVHVLAQRFNAGFEQVCHRLTTLQRPNARGVPFFLLRVDNAGNVSKRFSSGTFPFSKFGGTCPLWNVHSTFDTPDRLLSQVIELPDGTRYFSIAQTVRRPVAPHPQAQPRFAIGLGCEIRHAAKLVYAAGMDLEKTEGTPIGVNCRLCERENCSQRAEPPITRTLILDENTRRVSSFAFSNAREL
- a CDS encoding metallophosphoesterase; protein product: MTAFTLAHLSDPHLPPLPAARLRDLAGKRALGYLNWTRNRHKYHRREVLDALVADMQAQRPDHIAVTGDLVNLALEAEFDPAQAWLESVGQPQHVTVIPGNHDAYVRATRHRFAGTFADYLRGDAGTEGEAFPFLRRRGPLALIGMSSAVPTPPLMATGRLGRRQLDTLDRHLAQLSTEDAFRVLLVHHPLHSKSRMKRLTDSGGLRAVLKARGVDLILHGHDHIHSTMWIEGTDKQIPAIGVPSASALAHRHYPAAAYNLFSIERDGNQWRCVQTVRGIDASLRVQEIRRTQLI
- a CDS encoding NUDIX domain-containing protein, which encodes MTALQTLRKRLEPQLRQVFHLYWRIARGMTLGVRGVVLDADDRVFLVRHSYVSGWHLPGGGVEVGESFLEALRRELIEEGRIELVGEPALHGLFFNRHVSRRDHVAVYVVRQFRQDRLPEPNHEIVECGFYDASALPSDTTTGTRMRIAEVLDGVAPVSTWR